From one Anaerohalosphaeraceae bacterium genomic stretch:
- a CDS encoding TIGR02710 family CRISPR-associated CARF protein translates to MDLQGIVAPADWPKIQEIREKFAAEKNGAQDRNVLAELHKQALSFEMRYLPMLSQSIQKALPNEKRALFILVGFSEGPILISMAIIQPEKAVLIHTKESQRTVESILSNETFKALLKDRVSLEPLFIDPLDSAQTYRDLVRIVEKKENKSYSWICDITGGKKAMSGTLAAFGFWRRIPVLYLDSVEVKGITEPFSENLYLLKNPYDCYGDPVLQTAEKALQRFDFASALSALQTLLDTTSFQEQYHKTEMAIQVIRLYHQWDRFAHSEPNKEYAGTFYATFEKTLQTCQRLNHQFISPDEVEDNLTFLKGLKKAYEPNKPALLDPYRLIDLLRNAERRGIQESYDDAVARLYRCIEMAASLLLSRLIPDFDPGSADWEALRKQFVGCDLDALYRQKSKECGERAEGLPKLKRVGLAVQIVLGAVIAEAAKQYPERFSDQQKQDAKKAQNLFGIYKDHSSQNDGIFARRNRSILAHGSRPVEKQTFEKFLSVAKEICKLTVSDDWQMLYTQSKFPVFRLTE, encoded by the coding sequence ATGGACCTTCAAGGGATTGTGGCCCCAGCCGATTGGCCGAAAATTCAGGAGATTCGGGAAAAGTTTGCGGCAGAGAAAAACGGAGCCCAGGACCGCAATGTCCTCGCTGAGCTGCACAAACAAGCGCTGTCTTTTGAAATGCGGTATTTGCCCATGCTCAGTCAATCCATTCAGAAAGCACTGCCGAACGAAAAACGGGCTTTATTTATTCTGGTGGGTTTTAGTGAAGGGCCCATTCTGATTTCTATGGCCATCATCCAGCCCGAAAAAGCGGTTCTGATTCATACCAAAGAAAGCCAAAGGACCGTCGAATCCATCCTGTCCAATGAGACCTTCAAGGCCCTTTTGAAAGACCGGGTTTCTTTGGAACCCCTGTTCATCGACCCCTTGGACAGTGCTCAGACCTATCGAGACCTGGTTCGAATTGTCGAAAAGAAAGAGAACAAGTCCTACAGCTGGATTTGTGATATTACCGGCGGCAAAAAAGCTATGAGCGGAACGCTGGCCGCTTTTGGATTTTGGCGGCGCATTCCCGTACTTTATTTGGACAGCGTGGAAGTCAAAGGAATTACGGAGCCGTTTTCTGAGAACTTATATCTTTTAAAAAATCCGTATGACTGCTATGGGGACCCTGTGCTTCAGACTGCCGAAAAGGCCCTGCAGCGGTTTGATTTTGCGTCGGCCCTGTCCGCCCTGCAGACGCTTCTGGACACCACCAGCTTTCAGGAACAATATCACAAAACCGAGATGGCCATTCAGGTCATCCGGCTGTATCACCAGTGGGACCGGTTCGCTCACAGTGAGCCGAATAAAGAATATGCAGGGACATTTTACGCCACCTTTGAAAAAACACTTCAGACGTGTCAGCGTCTGAATCATCAGTTTATTTCTCCGGACGAAGTCGAAGACAATCTGACTTTTCTGAAAGGTCTGAAAAAGGCGTATGAGCCGAATAAACCGGCGCTGCTGGATCCCTATCGTCTGATCGACCTTCTCCGGAATGCTGAACGCCGCGGGATCCAGGAAAGTTATGATGACGCCGTTGCCCGACTCTACCGGTGCATCGAGATGGCAGCCAGCCTTCTTTTATCCAGACTGATCCCTGATTTTGACCCCGGCAGCGCAGACTGGGAAGCCCTTCGGAAACAGTTTGTCGGCTGTGATCTGGATGCCTTGTACAGGCAGAAATCTAAAGAATGCGGAGAACGGGCGGAGGGCCTGCCCAAGCTCAAGCGAGTCGGCCTGGCGGTTCAGATTGTTCTGGGAGCAGTTATCGCCGAGGCGGCAAAACAATATCCGGAACGATTCAGCGACCAGCAGAAACAAGACGCAAAAAAAGCCCAAAATCTGTTCGGAATTTACAAAGACCACAGTTCGCAGAATGACGGTATTTTTGCCCGGCGAAATCGGTCTATTCTGGCGCACGGAAGCCGGCCTGTCGAAAAACAAACCTTTGAGAAATTCTTATCGGTCGCAAAAGAAATCTGCAAGCTGACTGTCAGCGATGATTGGCAGATGCTGTACACTCAATCCAAATTTCCGGTCTTTCGTTTAACGGAATAA